The Vicia villosa cultivar HV-30 ecotype Madison, WI unplaced genomic scaffold, Vvil1.0 ctg.000044F_1_1, whole genome shotgun sequence genome contains a region encoding:
- the LOC131622793 gene encoding uncharacterized protein LOC131622793, with amino-acid sequence MLSLKLLLISTAVIFTALGFKSSLPLATTNLHLLWTFFLLCLTPPYLFFTVNTIIILILVSSKFHHSNAQPNHPILDPTIPDHSSTSKDQQVGEVTKEIDLGNSLPEMINSPDNLPPMINKPLVSSRCIHRKPLKFNPEGGKALKVAAKQKRHETLENTWKTITEGRSMPLSRHVKKSDTWQNRYEVDPHQPEDSVRDFNLNKTTVRLRKEPSLSQDELNKRVEAFIRNFNHQMRLQREESLLNKSLPEYD; translated from the exons ATGCTTTCTCTCAAACTTCTCCTAATTTCCACCGCCGTTATTTTCACTGCCTTGGGATTCAAATCCTCTCTTCCACTAGCCACCACAAACCTCCATCTCCTATGGACTTTCTTCCTTCTCTGCTTAACTCCTCCATATCTCTTCTTTACCGTCAACACCATCATCATCCTCATCCTTGTTTCCTCCAAATTCCATCATTCCAACGCCCAACCAAACCATCCAATTCTGGACCCCACCATTCCTGACCATTCATCCACGTCCAAAGATCAACAAGTTGGAGAAGTGACGAAAGAAATCGACCTCGGAAATTCGCTACCGGAGATGATAAACTCGCCGGATAATCTACCACCGATGATCAATAAACCTCTCGTTTCATCGAGGTGCATTCACCGGAAGCCTCTTAAATTTAACCCCGAAG GTGGGAAAGCGTTGAAGGTGGCGGCGAAGCAAAAACGGCACGAGACGTTGGAGAACACGTGGAAAACGATAACGGAGGGTCGGTCAATGCCGTTAAGTAGACACGTGAAGAAGTCTGACACGTGGCAAAACCGTTATGAAGTGGACCCGCATCAACCAGAAGATTCTGTTAGAGATTTCAACTTGAACAAGACTACTGTGAGGTTGAGAAAAGAACCGTCGCTGAGTCAAGACGAGTTGAACAAACGAGTGGAAGCGTTTATAAGAAACTTCAATCACCAAATGAGGTTGCAAAGAGAAGAATCGTTATTAAATAAATCACTACCAGAATATGATTAA